One genomic window of Sodaliphilus pleomorphus includes the following:
- a CDS encoding DUF1896 domain-containing protein produces MNNKKKNEGQTDFSYYGLYLLEYLRTNRFEQATDETFIRERADRATGTYERARLEGYPADGAQELAMNILLEGLRYSKYAILREVVENEFSDDVPEAKRESFTRKLLPLVGNVFSIYDLSDDNFALSPDYDLLYTELTGAAVLYIEEYGV; encoded by the coding sequence ATGAACAACAAGAAGAAAAACGAAGGACAGACCGACTTTTCCTATTACGGTCTGTACCTGCTGGAATATCTCCGGACAAACAGGTTTGAACAGGCAACCGACGAAACCTTCATCCGTGAACGCGCCGACCGTGCTACCGGAACGTATGAACGGGCGAGGCTTGAAGGCTATCCCGCCGATGGTGCACAAGAACTGGCGATGAATATATTGCTGGAGGGGCTTCGCTACTCCAAGTACGCCATCCTGCGCGAAGTCGTGGAGAACGAGTTTTCCGACGACGTGCCGGAAGCGAAGCGTGAATCCTTTACCCGAAAACTGCTGCCGCTTGTCGGAAACGTATTCTCCATTTATGACCTCTCGGACGACAATTTCGCCCTGTCGCCCGATTATGACCTGCTCTACACGGAGCTGACAGGGGCAGCTGTCCTCTACATAGAGGAGTATGGCGTTTAA
- a CDS encoding DUF3945 domain-containing protein: MAKKKSEKDVLIVRDEKTGEISVVAGLDADGSPKRTPAKAENAQSFLQFDRHGDVLDNFFKNFFRQCKEPSRFGFYRVAADQADKLMEVMKDLLKDPEANKELLAPHKVDTSGYEKQVKEEQTAGKTEQTEQKQEEQPKENQKQEEMEKKQESSQQQTQGRRGYQPIDESKINWQELEEKWGVKRADLEKSGDLTKMLNYGKSDLVKVSPKFGGEAFELDARLSFKKDSEGNVSLVPHFIRKEQKLDEYKEHKFSDEDRKNLRETGNLGRVVDIVDRETGEIIPSFISIDRKTNEITDIPANKVRIPERIGKTEITKQEQDMLRAGLPVRDKLIERNDGRKFVTTLQVNVEQRGVEFVPGTGRSPRTAQTQEAKNNQTQGQAQGMENSAAPQKEQRHNTWTNADGSIRPISKWSGVNFTEQQKADYVAGKTIKLENVTDKQGFHATMYIKFNPEKGRPYRYDTNPDNAQKVAPSNESRTQVAVNSEGKTNEATKNLKEPLQKGQTAPKDDKQQKQQEKPQKRNNKGMKM; encoded by the coding sequence ATGGCAAAGAAAAAAAGTGAAAAGGACGTGCTGATAGTCCGTGACGAAAAGACGGGCGAAATCAGCGTGGTAGCCGGGCTGGATGCAGACGGTTCCCCCAAGCGTACCCCCGCGAAAGCGGAGAACGCGCAGAGTTTCCTGCAATTCGACCGCCACGGCGATGTGCTGGACAACTTCTTCAAAAACTTCTTCCGGCAGTGCAAGGAACCCAGCCGCTTCGGTTTCTACCGTGTCGCGGCAGACCAAGCTGACAAACTGATGGAGGTGATGAAAGACCTGCTGAAAGACCCCGAAGCCAACAAGGAACTGCTTGCGCCCCACAAGGTGGACACTTCCGGCTACGAAAAGCAGGTGAAGGAAGAACAGACCGCCGGAAAGACGGAGCAGACGGAACAAAAGCAGGAAGAGCAGCCCAAAGAAAACCAAAAACAGGAAGAAATGGAAAAGAAGCAGGAAAGCTCGCAACAACAGACGCAAGGCAGACGGGGCTACCAGCCCATTGACGAGAGCAAAATCAACTGGCAGGAGCTGGAAGAGAAATGGGGCGTGAAACGTGCCGACCTTGAAAAGTCCGGCGACCTTACCAAGATGCTCAACTACGGCAAGTCCGACTTGGTGAAGGTGTCACCCAAGTTCGGCGGCGAGGCTTTCGAGTTGGATGCCCGCCTCTCCTTCAAGAAGGATAGTGAGGGCAATGTCAGCCTCGTGCCGCACTTCATCCGCAAGGAACAGAAACTTGACGAGTACAAGGAACATAAGTTCTCCGACGAAGACCGTAAAAACCTGCGCGAAACGGGCAACCTCGGCAGGGTTGTGGACATCGTGGACAGGGAAACGGGTGAAATCATCCCCTCGTTCATCAGCATAGACCGCAAGACAAATGAAATCACGGACATTCCCGCAAACAAGGTGCGCATACCGGAGCGCATCGGAAAGACGGAAATCACCAAGCAGGAGCAGGATATGCTGCGTGCCGGATTGCCCGTGCGCGACAAACTCATCGAACGCAACGACGGCAGGAAGTTCGTCACCACTCTTCAAGTGAACGTCGAGCAGCGAGGCGTGGAGTTCGTACCGGGAACCGGCAGGTCACCCCGTACCGCCCAGACGCAGGAAGCCAAGAACAATCAAACACAGGGACAAGCGCAAGGCATGGAAAACTCCGCAGCCCCACAGAAAGAGCAACGCCACAACACGTGGACGAACGCCGACGGCAGCATCCGTCCCATCAGCAAATGGAGCGGTGTGAATTTCACGGAGCAGCAGAAAGCCGACTATGTGGCAGGCAAAACCATCAAATTGGAGAACGTGACCGACAAGCAAGGCTTCCACGCCACGATGTACATCAAGTTCAACCCGGAGAAGGGACGCCCATACCGCTATGACACCAACCCCGACAATGCGCAGAAGGTAGCCCCGTCCAACGAGAGCCGTACACAGGTGGCTGTGAACAGCGAAGGCAAGACCAACGAGGCGACCAAGAACCTGAAAGAACCTTTACAGAAGGGACAGACCGCCCCGAAAGACGACAAACAGCAAAAGCAGCAAGAGAAGCCTCAGAAGAGAAACAATAAGGGCATGAAGATGTAA
- a CDS encoding helix-turn-helix domain-containing protein, translating to MMNENNDVFTMEDEPIASVVQDMHKGSKWLSAFLESYRPPLDGERYLTDGEVAELLRVSRRTLQEYRNNRVLPFIPLGGKVLYPETGLREVLEANYRKPLE from the coding sequence ATGATGAACGAGAACAACGACGTTTTTACGATGGAAGACGAGCCGATAGCCTCTGTGGTGCAGGATATGCACAAAGGCTCTAAATGGCTGTCCGCATTTCTGGAAAGTTACCGTCCTCCGCTGGACGGGGAACGTTACCTGACGGACGGCGAGGTGGCGGAACTGCTCCGCGTGAGCCGGCGCACCTTGCAGGAATACCGCAACAACCGTGTGTTGCCCTTCATACCTTTGGGAGGGAAGGTGCTTTACCCGGAAACGGGGCTACGCGAGGTACTGGAAGCGAACTACCGCAAGCCGCTGGAGTAA
- a CDS encoding helix-turn-helix domain-containing protein — MKVIMMESSVFTALTEQIAEIAAHVRAVSGERKEKSTDRLLTTREAAHLLNVSTRTLQRMRSEHRIGYVVLRGKCRYRQSEIDRLLADCTVMEDAATPTEMKRNHTLRTGGGKPKGRRT; from the coding sequence ATGAAAGTAATAATGATGGAAAGTTCCGTCTTCACCGCATTGACGGAACAGATAGCCGAGATAGCGGCACACGTGCGTGCCGTTTCCGGCGAAAGAAAGGAAAAATCCACAGACAGGTTGCTCACCACCCGTGAGGCGGCGCACCTGTTGAACGTGAGTACCCGCACCCTCCAGCGTATGCGCAGCGAGCATCGCATCGGCTATGTGGTGCTGCGCGGCAAGTGCCGCTACCGCCAGTCTGAAATCGACCGCCTGCTTGCGGACTGCACCGTCATGGAAGACGCGGCGACACCGACGGAAATGAAACGCAACCATACGCTGCGCACGGGAGGCGGCAAACCCAAAGGAAGGAGGACGTGA
- a CDS encoding type IA DNA topoisomerase — protein sequence MKTIIAEKPSVAREIARIVGATKREEGYFEGGGYAVTWAFGHLVQLAMPDGYGIRGFVRDNLPVIPDTFTLVPRQVKTEKGYKPDSGVVAQIKTVTRLFKESEQIIVATDAGREGELIFRYLYHYTGCTTPFVRLWISSLTDKAIREGLRNLEAGGKYDNLYLAAKARSESDWLVGINGTQALSIAAGHGTYSVGRVQTPTLAMVCARYWENRRFTPEAFWQLHIAADGGNGEVVKFSSSEKWKEKEPATELYNKIKETGTATVTKAERKEKTEDTPLLYDLTTLQKEANAKHGFTAEQTLEIAQKLYEKKLITYPRTGSRYIPEDVFAEIPKFLAFIGNLPEWKEKVNQKAVPTRRSVDGGKVTDHHALLVTGEKPLFLSKEDSIVYQMIAGRMIEAFSEKCVKDTASVTAECAGAEFVAKGSIIKQAGWRAVYGEEEKEETILPGWQEGDTLTLKAASITEGKTKPKPLHTEATLLSAMETAGKEIEDDALRQALKDCGIGTPATRAAIIETLFKRGYMERCKKSLVPTEKGLALYSVVKTMRIADVAMTGEWEKELARIERGELPADTFHKEIEAYTREITSELLSCDKLFARRDSGCKCPKCGTGSMQFYGKVVRCDNAECGLPVFRLKANRTLTDDEIKDLLTDGHTKLLKGFKSKQGKSFDAVVAFDGDYNTTFVFPERKTTKKFSGRKK from the coding sequence ATGAAGACAATCATTGCAGAAAAGCCATCCGTGGCAAGAGAAATCGCCCGCATCGTGGGCGCGACAAAGAGAGAGGAAGGATATTTCGAGGGAGGCGGCTACGCCGTGACATGGGCGTTCGGACACCTCGTGCAGCTTGCCATGCCCGACGGTTACGGCATACGCGGCTTTGTCCGTGACAACCTGCCCGTCATCCCCGACACCTTCACGCTCGTCCCCCGTCAGGTAAAGACGGAGAAGGGCTACAAGCCCGACAGCGGCGTGGTGGCTCAGATTAAAACCGTCACCCGGCTATTCAAGGAAAGCGAACAGATCATCGTGGCGACCGATGCCGGACGCGAGGGTGAGCTTATCTTCCGCTACCTCTACCATTATACCGGATGCACCACCCCGTTCGTCCGCCTCTGGATAAGCTCGCTTACCGACAAGGCTATCCGCGAGGGACTGCGAAACCTCGAAGCGGGCGGCAAATACGACAACCTCTATCTTGCCGCCAAAGCACGTAGCGAATCAGACTGGCTCGTGGGCATCAACGGCACGCAGGCACTCTCCATCGCCGCCGGACACGGCACATATTCCGTCGGACGGGTGCAGACGCCCACGCTGGCGATGGTATGCGCTCGCTATTGGGAGAACCGCCGTTTCACACCCGAAGCCTTCTGGCAGCTCCATATCGCTGCCGACGGAGGCAACGGCGAAGTGGTGAAATTCTCTTCTTCCGAGAAATGGAAAGAGAAAGAGCCGGCGACGGAACTATATAATAAGATAAAGGAAACAGGCACAGCTACTGTCACGAAAGCAGAACGTAAGGAGAAGACGGAGGACACTCCGCTTCTGTACGACCTGACCACGCTCCAGAAGGAAGCCAACGCCAAGCACGGCTTCACGGCAGAGCAGACGCTTGAAATCGCGCAGAAGCTCTACGAGAAGAAACTTATCACCTATCCGAGAACCGGGAGTCGTTACATCCCCGAAGACGTGTTTGCAGAAATACCCAAATTCCTTGCCTTTATCGGCAATCTGCCCGAATGGAAAGAAAAAGTCAATCAGAAGGCAGTGCCGACACGCCGCAGCGTGGACGGCGGCAAGGTAACAGACCACCATGCCTTGCTCGTCACGGGCGAGAAACCGCTGTTCCTCTCCAAAGAAGATAGTATCGTCTATCAGATGATTGCCGGACGCATGATTGAGGCTTTCTCTGAAAAATGCGTCAAAGACACAGCCTCTGTTACGGCGGAGTGTGCCGGAGCGGAGTTCGTGGCAAAAGGCAGCATCATCAAACAAGCCGGGTGGCGTGCCGTCTATGGCGAGGAAGAGAAAGAGGAAACCATCCTCCCCGGCTGGCAGGAAGGCGACACGCTGACACTGAAAGCCGCCTCCATCACAGAGGGAAAGACCAAGCCCAAACCGCTGCATACCGAAGCCACCCTGCTGTCCGCTATGGAAACGGCAGGCAAGGAGATTGAGGACGATGCGCTGCGTCAGGCTTTGAAGGACTGCGGCATTGGCACGCCTGCTACCCGTGCAGCGATTATCGAAACGCTTTTCAAACGGGGATACATGGAACGCTGCAAGAAGTCGCTTGTACCCACCGAAAAGGGGCTTGCCCTCTACTCGGTCGTGAAGACAATGCGCATCGCCGACGTTGCCATGACGGGCGAATGGGAAAAGGAGCTGGCACGCATTGAGCGCGGGGAACTTCCTGCCGATACCTTCCACAAGGAGATAGAGGCGTACACGCGGGAAATTACCTCCGAACTGCTCTCGTGCGACAAACTGTTCGCCCGCAGGGATTCCGGCTGCAAGTGTCCCAAGTGCGGAACGGGCAGTATGCAGTTCTACGGCAAGGTCGTCCGCTGCGACAACGCGGAGTGCGGGCTGCCCGTGTTCCGCCTGAAGGCAAACCGTACCCTCACCGATGACGAGATCAAAGACCTGCTCACCGACGGACACACGAAACTGCTCAAAGGTTTCAAGAGCAAGCAGGGCAAGAGTTTCGATGCCGTGGTTGCCTTTGACGGGGACTACAACACGACTTTCGTGTTCCCCGAAAGGAAAACGACCAAGAAATTTTCAGGACGGAAGAAATAA
- a CDS encoding HamA C-terminal domain-containing protein gives MSNKIWNFDILVDDCFVNFNTKKQEINPDHNDRLLSVANGFEDGSWRYRQFKEFVFSNIAETALSAQEREKLIDNDYGRLIEAAKHLRLVDKEQNGKGSEIAEIILYGIMKNHYKALSAIPKIFYKQNDNDNAKGSDSVHIVIDPNGGFQLWLGEAKFYNSLEDARLYEPINSVEQMLRKPIMKKECGIMTNLNELDKQIENQTLLKKIKECFDENTSIDEIKPKLHIPILLLHECQITASTTEMSDEYKNSIISFHRDRAHSFFKKQINKLSSVHKYSEINFHLILFPVPDKTKIVNWFISQAKNLKNDADE, from the coding sequence ATGAGCAATAAAATTTGGAATTTTGATATATTAGTTGATGATTGTTTTGTTAATTTTAATACAAAAAAGCAAGAAATAAATCCAGATCATAATGACAGGTTATTATCAGTCGCTAATGGCTTTGAAGATGGCAGTTGGAGATATCGTCAATTCAAAGAATTTGTTTTCAGTAATATTGCAGAAACAGCTTTGTCTGCACAAGAACGAGAGAAATTAATAGATAATGATTACGGTAGGCTTATTGAGGCTGCCAAACATTTACGACTTGTTGACAAAGAGCAGAATGGAAAGGGAAGTGAAATAGCGGAAATTATTCTATATGGCATAATGAAGAACCATTATAAAGCCTTATCTGCAATACCTAAAATTTTTTATAAACAGAATGATAATGATAATGCAAAGGGCTCTGATTCTGTACACATTGTAATTGACCCAAATGGAGGCTTTCAACTTTGGTTAGGAGAAGCTAAATTTTATAATTCTCTTGAGGATGCGCGATTATACGAACCAATAAATTCAGTTGAACAAATGTTGCGCAAACCTATTATGAAAAAGGAATGCGGAATAATGACCAATCTCAATGAACTTGATAAACAAATTGAAAACCAAACATTACTTAAAAAGATAAAAGAATGTTTCGATGAGAATACTTCTATTGACGAAATAAAACCCAAACTACATATACCTATTCTTTTATTACATGAATGCCAGATAACAGCAAGTACTACTGAAATGAGTGATGAGTATAAAAATAGTATTATTTCTTTTCATAGAGATCGTGCTCATTCGTTTTTTAAGAAGCAGATCAACAAGCTTAGTTCTGTTCATAAATATTCGGAAATAAACTTTCATTTGATTCTTTTTCCTGTTCCTGATAAAACAAAAATAGTAAACTGGTTTATTTCACAAGCAAAAAATCTCAAAAATGATGCAGACGAATGA
- a CDS encoding helix-turn-helix domain-containing protein, producing the protein MEIVSIEKKTFEMMLASFNALSEKVAALKRKNDGGRLERWLTGEEVCGQLRISPRTLQTLRDKRLIGYSQINRRFYYKQEEVKRLIPLIGTLYPGGR; encoded by the coding sequence ATGGAAATTGTATCTATCGAGAAAAAGACCTTCGAGATGATGTTGGCGTCCTTCAATGCCCTCTCGGAGAAGGTTGCCGCCCTGAAGCGCAAGAACGACGGAGGGCGGCTGGAAAGATGGCTCACGGGCGAGGAAGTCTGCGGGCAGTTGAGAATCAGCCCGCGCACGTTGCAGACGTTACGCGACAAGCGGCTTATCGGCTACTCGCAGATAAACCGCAGGTTCTATTACAAGCAGGAAGAAGTCAAGAGGCTGATTCCGCTTATCGGTACGCTCTATCCCGGCGGCAGATAA
- a CDS encoding helix-turn-helix domain-containing protein: MELLTRNNFESWMQKLIERLDRQDELLLSLQPSGKAPNPMERIRMFDNQDLCMLLQISKRTLQRYRSIGALPYKTLGKKTYYSEEDVLTFLSGHVKDFKKEDIAFYKARIHNFFQK; this comes from the coding sequence ATGGAACTGCTTACCCGAAACAATTTCGAGAGCTGGATGCAGAAACTGATTGAACGGCTCGACCGTCAGGACGAACTGCTACTCTCCTTGCAACCGTCCGGCAAAGCCCCGAATCCGATGGAACGTATCAGGATGTTCGACAACCAAGACCTCTGTATGCTGCTCCAGATCAGCAAGCGTACCTTGCAACGCTACCGCAGTATCGGCGCGTTGCCGTATAAGACGCTCGGTAAAAAGACCTATTACAGCGAGGAGGACGTGCTGACGTTCCTTTCCGGACACGTAAAGGACTTCAAAAAAGAAGATATAGCCTTCTACAAGGCTCGTATCCATAATTTCTTTCAAAAATAA
- a CDS encoding helix-turn-helix transcriptional regulator: MAILNNIKNVLSEKGVMNKWLAKQLHKDPATVSKWCNNHSQPDLYTFVRIANLLDVDVHELICHTKK, translated from the coding sequence ATGGCAATTTTAAACAACATTAAAAATGTACTATCAGAAAAAGGAGTTATGAACAAATGGTTAGCAAAACAATTACATAAAGATCCTGCAACAGTATCTAAATGGTGTAATAATCATTCTCAACCTGATTTGTACACATTTGTTCGTATTGCAAATTTGCTTGATGTTGATGTTCATGAACTTATTTGTCATACAAAAAAATAG